The following coding sequences are from one Ornithodoros turicata isolate Travis chromosome 1, ASM3712646v1, whole genome shotgun sequence window:
- the LOC135378840 gene encoding zinc finger protein ZFP2-like: MQLSPELSGELVRVKLEPPDAACLPEQGQQQHCSKTESGGGTCGVTGGMCDIKEEPREESSNKHPIIEVKTEPYNVAILAEQDQMEHSCHSTAEVSGAKRSPGMFHLKGQPRETSAQEPSGNSSSNVQLEMSTDAEPRIDDTDAVTVNCRHTDFKHRELSPDQSDAHQGADRSSISNNEKDRLYECVDVGHPKTHREKTFTCNTCSATFGLVSALGVHTKQHLGEGLYKCRLCMSQASRRNDTLVHAFDKSESHPTASGDQMGGNRLGCELCPSTFPESKSAKNHTLKGAGKKPWKCSLCPAEFNHRTQLRCHRLTHVGEKPYKCDICSATFVSRGHLKNHMQTHADGKPRQCRFCHAEFVHLCSLRDHERAHAGEKPYKCDACPAEFSHNTNLRRHKRMHTGGRPHKCDLCSAAFSQVQNLRDHVRTHTGEKPYKCDLCDAAFSRSTHLGRHKRTHTGERPYRCNVCSAQFRQGSQLWCHRRTHTGEKPHKCDLCPAEFSQSAGLLRHKGTHTGEKPYKCDLCPAEFTQMHHLKGHVRIHTGEKPYGCDLCDARFRLSSQLRCHKQKHAG, encoded by the exons ATGCAGCTCTCACCAGAGTTGAGTGGTGAGCTCGTGAGAGTGAAATTGGAACCCCCTGATGCTGCATGTCTACCAGAGCAGGGGCAGCAACAGCACTGCAGCAAGACTGAATCTGGTGGCGGTACTTGTG gCGTGACAGGTGGGATGTGTGACATTAAAGAGGAACCTCGAGAGGAATCTTCAAACAAACATCCAATCATAGAAGTCAAAACGGAGCCTTACAATGTTGCAATCTTGGCAGAGCAGGACCAGATGGAACACAGCTGTCACTCAACAGCAGAAG TTTCAGGAGCGAAACGAAGCCCTGGTATGTTCCATCTTAAGGGCCAGCCCAGAGAGACTTCTGCTCAAGAGCCTTCAGGAAACTCTTCTTCAAATGTGCAGCTCGAGATGAGCACAGACGCTGAACCCCGAATCGACGACACTGACGCGGTCACTGTGAACTGTCGGCACACTGATTTCAAACACAGAGAACTCTCTCCAGACCAGAGCGACGCCCACCAGGGGGCAGACCGATCGTCGATTTCCAACAACGAGAAAGACAGGCTGTACGAGTGTGTTGACGTTGGCCACCCGAAGACTCACAGAGAGAAGACATTCACCTGCAATACATGTTCCGCGACATTTGGCCTTGTGTCGGCTCTGGGAGTGCACACGAAACAACACCTGGGTGAGGGGCTTTACAAATGCAGGCTATGCATGTCCCAGGCCAGCCGTAGAAACGACACGCTCGTACACGCTTTCGACAAGTCTGAATCACATCCCACTGCATCAGGGGATCAGATGGGAGGGAATAGGCTGGGCTGTGAACTCTGTCCCAGTACATTCCCCGAGTCGAAGAGTGCCAAGAACCACACGCTGAAGGGTGCCGGCAAGAAGCCATGGAAGTGCAGCCTCTGTCCCGCAGAATTCAACCACCGCACACAACTGCGGTGTCACAGACTGACGCATGtcggcgagaagccgtacaagtgcgacaTCTGCAGTGCCACGTTTGTCAGCCGCGGACACCTGAAGAACCACATGCAGACGCACGCGGATGGGAAGCCACGCCAGTGTAGGTTCTGCCACGCAGAATTCGTCCACCTGTGCAGCCTGAGGGACCACGAAAGAGCTCACGCAGGCGaaaagccgtacaagtgcgacgCCTGTCCCGCGGAATTCAGCCACAACACGAACCTGCGACGTCACAAGCGGATGCACACGGGCGGGAGGCCGCACAAGTGTGACCTCTGCTCCGCCGCGTTCAGCCAGGTGCAGAACCTGAGGGACCACGTACGGAcccacacgggcgagaagccgtacaagtgcgacctctgcGATGCAGCGTTCAGCCGGAGCACGCACCTGGggcgtcacaagcggacacacacgggcgagaggCCGTACaggtgcaacgtgtgctccgcGCAGTTCAGGCAGGGCTCTCAACTGTGGTGTCACAGGCGaacgcacacgggcgagaagccacacaagtgcgacctctgtcccgcggagttcagccagagcgcaGGCCTGTTGCGTCACAAGGGgacgcacacgggcgagaagccgtacaagtgcgacctctgtcctgcagagttcacccAGATGCACCACCTGAAGGGTCACGTACGGATTCACACCGGCGAGAAGCCGTACGGGTGCGATCTCTGTGACGCACGGTTCAGGCTTAGCTCGCAGCTGAGGTGTCACAAGCAGAAGCACGCGGGGTAG